Proteins from one Ananas comosus cultivar F153 linkage group 5, ASM154086v1, whole genome shotgun sequence genomic window:
- the LOC109710074 gene encoding protein trichome berefringence-like 7 isoform X1, with translation MRVRSQHLGLGFLRFDYKQGRIINESPPQSVIGSVIHLYLRRFPCRGSLLSGFIIKKGFCDVFDGDWVFDDSYPLYNSSKCPFAERGFNCLANGRKDSGYLKLRWKPRHCDLPKFSPHNVLESVRGKRVVFVGDSMSRTQWESLICMLMSGVGDPGNVYEVNGSEITKTVRFLGVRFERYNLSVEFFRSVFLVRQGSPPKHGPRRVRAILELDKVDEISSKWVDSDILVFNSGHWWTRSKLFHVGRHFQAGGRLKLGMPINAAFRMALHTWASWVEKIVDTNRTQVFFRTYEPSHWSGSNGKGCNVSKQPSFEDKSEFGKILNDVVTNMRVPVTLLNVTSMGLFRSDAHIGTWNYPSPDLDCSHWCLPGVPDAWNELLFSYLFTNGWRQLGR, from the exons ATGCGCGTGCGATCTCAACATCTAGGATTAGGGTTTCTCCGATTCGACTATAAACAAGGAAGAATCATCAACGAATCGCCCCCTCAATCCG TTATTGGATCAGTTATCCATCTCTATTTGCGTCGATTCCCCTGTAGGGGGAGCTTGTTATCTGGATTCATCATCAAGAAGGGTTTTTGTGATGTATTTGATGGTGATTGGGTTTTCGATGATTCATACCCGCTGTATAATAGCTCAAAATGCCCTTTTGCGGAGCGTGGTTTCAATTGCTTGGCAAATGGGAGAAAGGATAGTGGGTATCTTAAATTGAGGTGGAAGCCTCGGCATTGCGATTTGCCCAAGTTTAGTCCTCATAATGTGCTCGAATCGGTTAGGGGGAAACGTGTTGTTTTCGTGGGCGACTCGATGAGCCGGACGCAGTGGGAGTCTTTGATTTGTATGCTTATGAGTGGGGTGGGAGATCCAGGGAACGTTTATGAGGTGAACGGGAGTGAGATCACAAAGACGGTTCGCTTCTTGGGTGTTAGGTTTGAGAGATATAATCTTAGTGTGGAGTTCTTCCGCTCTGTGTTCTTGGTGCGGCAGGGTTCGCCGCCGAAGCACGGGCCTAGAAGGGTCCGGGCGATACTCGAGCTGGACAAGGTGGATGAGATAAGTAGTAAGTGGGTTGATTCGGATATTCTTGTATTCAATTCTGGCCATTGGTGGACTCGAAGTAAACTGTTTCATGT GGGTCGCCATTTCCAGGCCGGAGGACGACTCAAGCTTGGGATGCCCATCAATGCTGCCTTTAGAATGGCTTTGCACACTTGGGCGTCGTGGGTAGAAAAGATCGTAGACACAAATAGAACTCAAGTCTTTTTCAGGACTTATGAGCCTTCTCATTGGAG TGGCTCAAACGGAAAGGGGTGCAATGTATCGAAACAGCCATCTTTTGAGGACAAGAGTGAATTTGGTAAAATTCTCAATGATGTGGTTACCAATATGAGAGTTCCCGTGACTTTGCTGAACGTTACTTCGATGGGTTTGTTCCGAAGTGATGCTCATATTGGCACTTGGAATTACCCTTCTCCCGATCTGGATTGCAGCCACTGGTGTCTCCCTGGAGTTCCAGATGCTTGGAATGAACTTCTTTTCTCTTACTTGTTCACAAATG GTTGGAGGCAGTTGGGAAGATAA
- the LOC109710963 gene encoding chromatin assembly factor 1 subunit FAS2 homolog isoform X2, producing the protein MKGGTVQINWHDAHPVLTLDFHPKSRVLATGGSDHDIKIWSIASEESEKKLPTASYQNSLSYHTSAVNALRFSPSGEYLASGADGGELVLWKLHSTDDGHTWKVLKSLLFHRKDVLDLQWSADAAYLISGSVDNSCIIWDVNKGSVHQILDAHLHYVQGVAWDPLDQYVASLSSDRTLRVYANKPQAKSKGFEKINFMCQYTLTKFEPQNIDDSKHLPPKTHLFHDETLPSFFRRLAWSPDGSFLVVPAGIYKCSSASEAFNTAYILSRRDLSRPAVQLPGANKPIVAVRFCPVLFNLRGSKSDGFFKLPYRVIFSVATLNSLYIYDTESSLPIAVFGGLHYAAITDITWSSDAKHLALSSRDGYCTIIEFENDELGQTYTISDEKKSVEGNANMSSLKPEMVDNMEVDKEDIGRKVDKETDSKAGEGTQPSSTSTKNSAPNKPTKKRITPIAIN; encoded by the exons ATGAAGGGAGGGACGGTTCAGATCAATTGGCACGACGCCCACCCGGTCCTAACCCTAGATTTCCACCCGAAGTCTCGGGTTCTCGCCACCGGGGGAAGCGATCACGATATCAAG ATATGGTCTATAGCTTCAGAAGAATCAGAGAAGAAACTTCCAACAGCTTCCTATCAAAACAGCCTTTCATACCATACTTCTGCTGTAAATGCACTCCGATTCTCCCCATCTG gAGAATACCTTGCATCTGGTGCCGATG GAGGTGAATTAGTCCTCTGGAAACTACATTCAACAGATGATGGCCATACATGGAAAGTACTCAAGTCATTATT ATTTCATCGGAAGGATGTTCTTGACCTTCAGTGGTCTGCTGATGCTGCTTACCTCATTTCTGGTTCAGTTGATAACTCTTGCATAATATGGGATGTTAATAAAG GTTCAGTCCATCAAATTTTAGATGCCCATTTGCATTATGTTCAGGGTGTTGCCTGGGATCCTTTGGATCAGTATGTTGCTTCACTTAGCTCAGATAGGACTTTACGGGTATATGCAAATAAGCCTCAAGCCAAATCAAAAGGCTTTGAGAAAATCAACTTCATGTGCCAATATACACTGACAAAGTTTGAGCCCCAAAATATTGATGATTCAAAG CATCTGCCACCTAAAACTCATTTGTTTCATGATGAAACATTGCCTTCCTTCTTCCGGCGATTGGCATGGTCGCCTGATGGATCATTTTTGGTAGTCCCGGCAG gtATATACAAATGTTCTTCTGCATCGGAAGCATTTAACACTGCTTATATACTGTCTAGGAGAGATCTTTCAAG GCCTGCGGTACAACTCCCAGGTGCTAACAAACCCATTGTGGCTGTTCGATTCTGCCCTGTTCTTTTCAATCTACGAGGTTCCAAATCAG ATGGTTTCTTTAAGCTTCCTTATAGAGTGATTTTTTCTGTGGCTACTTTGAATTCTCTCTACATTTACGATACCGAAAGCTCCCTCCCAATAGCAGTGTTTGGTGGACTTCACTATGCAGCCATCACAGATATCACTTG GTCGTCTGACGCGAAGCACCTTGCATTGTCGTCACGAGATGGGTATTGTACTATTATAGAATTTGAGAATGACGAGCTTGGACAGACTTATACGATCTCAG ATGAAAAGAAATCTGTGGAAGGGAATGCAAATATGAGCAGCCTGAAGCCTGAAATGGTGGACAATATGGAAGTCGACAAGGAAGATATTGGGCGCAAAGTCGACAAGGAGACAGATTCAAAGGCCGGGGAAGGAACACAACCATCATCAACGTCAACCAAGAACTCCGCACCGAATAAGCCTACCAAGAAGAGAATTACCCCTATAGCCATCAATTAA
- the LOC109710963 gene encoding chromatin assembly factor 1 subunit FAS2 homolog isoform X1 has protein sequence MKGGTVQINWHDAHPVLTLDFHPKSRVLATGGSDHDIKIWSIASEESEKKLPTASYQNSLSYHTSAVNALRFSPSGEYLASGADGGELVLWKLHSTDDGHTWKVLKSLLFHRKDVLDLQWSADAAYLISGSVDNSCIIWDVNKGSVHQILDAHLHYVQGVAWDPLDQYVASLSSDRTLRVYANKPQAKSKGFEKINFMCQYTLTKFEPQNIDDSKHLPPKTHLFHDETLPSFFRRLAWSPDGSFLVVPAGTGIYKCSSASEAFNTAYILSRRDLSRPAVQLPGANKPIVAVRFCPVLFNLRGSKSDGFFKLPYRVIFSVATLNSLYIYDTESSLPIAVFGGLHYAAITDITWSSDAKHLALSSRDGYCTIIEFENDELGQTYTISDEKKSVEGNANMSSLKPEMVDNMEVDKEDIGRKVDKETDSKAGEGTQPSSTSTKNSAPNKPTKKRITPIAIN, from the exons ATGAAGGGAGGGACGGTTCAGATCAATTGGCACGACGCCCACCCGGTCCTAACCCTAGATTTCCACCCGAAGTCTCGGGTTCTCGCCACCGGGGGAAGCGATCACGATATCAAG ATATGGTCTATAGCTTCAGAAGAATCAGAGAAGAAACTTCCAACAGCTTCCTATCAAAACAGCCTTTCATACCATACTTCTGCTGTAAATGCACTCCGATTCTCCCCATCTG gAGAATACCTTGCATCTGGTGCCGATG GAGGTGAATTAGTCCTCTGGAAACTACATTCAACAGATGATGGCCATACATGGAAAGTACTCAAGTCATTATT ATTTCATCGGAAGGATGTTCTTGACCTTCAGTGGTCTGCTGATGCTGCTTACCTCATTTCTGGTTCAGTTGATAACTCTTGCATAATATGGGATGTTAATAAAG GTTCAGTCCATCAAATTTTAGATGCCCATTTGCATTATGTTCAGGGTGTTGCCTGGGATCCTTTGGATCAGTATGTTGCTTCACTTAGCTCAGATAGGACTTTACGGGTATATGCAAATAAGCCTCAAGCCAAATCAAAAGGCTTTGAGAAAATCAACTTCATGTGCCAATATACACTGACAAAGTTTGAGCCCCAAAATATTGATGATTCAAAG CATCTGCCACCTAAAACTCATTTGTTTCATGATGAAACATTGCCTTCCTTCTTCCGGCGATTGGCATGGTCGCCTGATGGATCATTTTTGGTAGTCCCGGCAGGTACAG gtATATACAAATGTTCTTCTGCATCGGAAGCATTTAACACTGCTTATATACTGTCTAGGAGAGATCTTTCAAG GCCTGCGGTACAACTCCCAGGTGCTAACAAACCCATTGTGGCTGTTCGATTCTGCCCTGTTCTTTTCAATCTACGAGGTTCCAAATCAG ATGGTTTCTTTAAGCTTCCTTATAGAGTGATTTTTTCTGTGGCTACTTTGAATTCTCTCTACATTTACGATACCGAAAGCTCCCTCCCAATAGCAGTGTTTGGTGGACTTCACTATGCAGCCATCACAGATATCACTTG GTCGTCTGACGCGAAGCACCTTGCATTGTCGTCACGAGATGGGTATTGTACTATTATAGAATTTGAGAATGACGAGCTTGGACAGACTTATACGATCTCAG ATGAAAAGAAATCTGTGGAAGGGAATGCAAATATGAGCAGCCTGAAGCCTGAAATGGTGGACAATATGGAAGTCGACAAGGAAGATATTGGGCGCAAAGTCGACAAGGAGACAGATTCAAAGGCCGGGGAAGGAACACAACCATCATCAACGTCAACCAAGAACTCCGCACCGAATAAGCCTACCAAGAAGAGAATTACCCCTATAGCCATCAATTAA
- the LOC109710074 gene encoding protein trichome berefringence-like 7 isoform X3, protein MSRTRKSWVSGGSLLSGFIIKKGFCDVFDGDWVFDDSYPLYNSSKCPFAERGFNCLANGRKDSGYLKLRWKPRHCDLPKFSPHNVLESVRGKRVVFVGDSMSRTQWESLICMLMSGVGDPGNVYEVNGSEITKTVRFLGVRFERYNLSVEFFRSVFLVRQGSPPKHGPRRVRAILELDKVDEISSKWVDSDILVFNSGHWWTRSKLFHVGRHFQAGGRLKLGMPINAAFRMALHTWASWVEKIVDTNRTQVFFRTYEPSHWSGSNGKGCNVSKQPSFEDKSEFGKILNDVVTNMRVPVTLLNVTSMGLFRSDAHIGTWNYPSPDLDCSHWCLPGVPDAWNELLFSYLFTNGWRQLGR, encoded by the exons ATGAGTAGGACTCGGAAATCGTGGGTTTCGGG GGGGAGCTTGTTATCTGGATTCATCATCAAGAAGGGTTTTTGTGATGTATTTGATGGTGATTGGGTTTTCGATGATTCATACCCGCTGTATAATAGCTCAAAATGCCCTTTTGCGGAGCGTGGTTTCAATTGCTTGGCAAATGGGAGAAAGGATAGTGGGTATCTTAAATTGAGGTGGAAGCCTCGGCATTGCGATTTGCCCAAGTTTAGTCCTCATAATGTGCTCGAATCGGTTAGGGGGAAACGTGTTGTTTTCGTGGGCGACTCGATGAGCCGGACGCAGTGGGAGTCTTTGATTTGTATGCTTATGAGTGGGGTGGGAGATCCAGGGAACGTTTATGAGGTGAACGGGAGTGAGATCACAAAGACGGTTCGCTTCTTGGGTGTTAGGTTTGAGAGATATAATCTTAGTGTGGAGTTCTTCCGCTCTGTGTTCTTGGTGCGGCAGGGTTCGCCGCCGAAGCACGGGCCTAGAAGGGTCCGGGCGATACTCGAGCTGGACAAGGTGGATGAGATAAGTAGTAAGTGGGTTGATTCGGATATTCTTGTATTCAATTCTGGCCATTGGTGGACTCGAAGTAAACTGTTTCATGT GGGTCGCCATTTCCAGGCCGGAGGACGACTCAAGCTTGGGATGCCCATCAATGCTGCCTTTAGAATGGCTTTGCACACTTGGGCGTCGTGGGTAGAAAAGATCGTAGACACAAATAGAACTCAAGTCTTTTTCAGGACTTATGAGCCTTCTCATTGGAG TGGCTCAAACGGAAAGGGGTGCAATGTATCGAAACAGCCATCTTTTGAGGACAAGAGTGAATTTGGTAAAATTCTCAATGATGTGGTTACCAATATGAGAGTTCCCGTGACTTTGCTGAACGTTACTTCGATGGGTTTGTTCCGAAGTGATGCTCATATTGGCACTTGGAATTACCCTTCTCCCGATCTGGATTGCAGCCACTGGTGTCTCCCTGGAGTTCCAGATGCTTGGAATGAACTTCTTTTCTCTTACTTGTTCACAAATG GTTGGAGGCAGTTGGGAAGATAA
- the LOC109709806 gene encoding probable glucuronosyltransferase Os01g0926600, with amino-acid sequence MRSRSPFSSSSPTSAAADESHHPHHPAPPPPPPCTRLHQIGAVALVVATFLLTRSLDRLSSSPLLPAPQTTATASSSSSDALFDGAGALAWPQRGYGPRLDLRIYVYDEAEIDGLRELMRGRDGRISPDSCVKGQWGTQVKIHQLFLKSRFRTLSKDEADFFFVPAYVKCVRMMGGLNDKEINQTYVKVLSQMPYFRYSGGRDHIFVFPSGAGATLFRSWATFLNRSIILTPEGDRTDKRDMSAFNTWKDIIIPGNVDDGMTKFNGPCLVEPIPLSERKHLANFLGRAQGKAGRLQLVELAKQYPDKLESPELKFSGPDKLGRIDYFNHLRNAKFCLAPRGESSWTLRFYEAYFVECVPVILSDQVELPFQNVIDYSRMTIKWPSTRIGPQLLEYLESIPDEEIEKMIARGREVRCLWVYAPETEPCSAMVGILWELQRKVRRFHQSSETFWLHNGSIINRDLVEFHNWRTPVPLP; translated from the exons ATGCGGAGCCGGagccccttctcctcctcgtcccccacctccgccgccgccgacgagagccaccacccccaccaccccgcgccgccgccgccgccgccgtgcacCCGCCTCCACCAGATCGGCGCCGTCGCCCTCGTCGTCGCCACCTTCCTCCTCACCCGCTCCCTCGAtcgcctctcctcctcccccctcctccccGCGCCACAAaccaccgccaccgcctcctcctcctcctccgacgcgCTCTTCGACGGCGCCGGCGCCCTCGCGTGGCCCCAGCGCGGCTACGGGCCCCGCCTCGACCTCCGGATCTACGTCTACGACGAGGCCGAGATCGACGGCCTCCGCGAGCTCATGCGCGGCAGGGACGGCCGGATCTCGCCCGATTCCTGCGTCAAGGGCCAGTGGGGCACGCAG GTCAAAATTCATCAGCTATTTCTCAAATCAAGGTTTCGGACGTTAAGTAAGGATGAGGCAGATTTCTTCTTTGTTCCAGCTTATGTTAAATGTGTTCGGATGATGGGTGGATTAAATGATAAAGAGATCAATCAGACGTATGTGAAG GTTCTAAGTCAGATGCCATATTTCCGTTATTCAGGAGGACGTGACCACATTTTTGTCTTCCCTAG TGGTGCTGGCGCTACGTTATTTCGGTCCTGGGCAACATTTTTAAATCGTTCTATCATTCTTACTCCGGAG GGTGACCGGACAGATAAAAGAGATATGAGTGCTTTTAACACATGGAAGGATATTATTATCCCAGGTAATGTTGATGATGGGATGACAAAGTTTAATGGGCCGTGCTTGGTCGAACCAATCCCTTTATCAGAAAGAAAGCACTTGGCAAACTTTCTTGGACGTGCACAGGGTAAGGCTGGTCGTCTCCAGTTGGTGGAGCTTGCCAAGCAGTATCCTGACAAG TTGGAATCTCCAGAATTGAAGTTTAGTGGCCCTGACAAATTGGGGAGGATTGACTACTTCAATCACTTGAGGAATGCAAAGTTTTGCCTAGCTCCACGTGGCGAGTCATCGTGGACTCTTCGCTTTTATGAAGCTTATTTtgtg GAATGCGTGCCGGTCATTCTGTCGGATCAAGTTGAACTACCTTTCCAGAATGTGATCGACTACAGCCGAATGACAATTAAGTGGCCATCAACTCGAATAGGCCCCCAACTTCTCGAATACCTCGAGTCAATACCTG ATGAAGAAATAGAGAAGATGATAGCTCGGGGCAGAGAGGTGAGATGCTTATGGGTTTACGCCCCAGAAACTGAGCCGTGCTCGGCTATGGTAGGAATACTGTGGGAACTGCAGAGAAAAGTCAGGAGATTCCATCAATCCTCTGAAACATTCTGGCTTCACAATGGATCGATTATCAACAGAGATTTGGTCGAGTTTCACAATTGGAGAACACCTGTGCCTTTGccctga
- the LOC109710074 gene encoding protein trichome berefringence-like 7 isoform X2, producing the protein MSRTRKSWVSGLVFDSIALIFFIVSSAVVIGSVIHLYLRRFPCRGSLLSGFIIKKGFCDVFDGDWVFDDSYPLYNSSKCPFAERGFNCLANGRKDSGYLKLRWKPRHCDLPKFSPHNVLESVRGKRVVFVGDSMSRTQWESLICMLMSGVGDPGNVYEVNGSEITKTVRFLGVRFERYNLSVEFFRSVFLVRQGSPPKHGPRRVRAILELDKVDEISSKWVDSDILVFNSGHWWTRSKLFHVGRHFQAGGRLKLGMPINAAFRMALHTWASWVEKIVDTNRTQVFFRTYEPSHWSGSNGKGCNVSKQPSFEDKSEFGKILNDVVTNMRVPVTLLNVTSMGLFRSDAHIGTWNYPSPDLDCSHWCLPGVPDAWNELLFSYLFTNGWRQLGR; encoded by the exons ATGAGTAGGACTCGGAAATCGTGGGTTTCGGGGTTGGTATTTGACTCTATTGCCCTAATCTTCTTCATAGTTTCTTCTGCTGTAGTTATTGGATCAGTTATCCATCTCTATTTGCGTCGATTCCCCTGTAGGGGGAGCTTGTTATCTGGATTCATCATCAAGAAGGGTTTTTGTGATGTATTTGATGGTGATTGGGTTTTCGATGATTCATACCCGCTGTATAATAGCTCAAAATGCCCTTTTGCGGAGCGTGGTTTCAATTGCTTGGCAAATGGGAGAAAGGATAGTGGGTATCTTAAATTGAGGTGGAAGCCTCGGCATTGCGATTTGCCCAAGTTTAGTCCTCATAATGTGCTCGAATCGGTTAGGGGGAAACGTGTTGTTTTCGTGGGCGACTCGATGAGCCGGACGCAGTGGGAGTCTTTGATTTGTATGCTTATGAGTGGGGTGGGAGATCCAGGGAACGTTTATGAGGTGAACGGGAGTGAGATCACAAAGACGGTTCGCTTCTTGGGTGTTAGGTTTGAGAGATATAATCTTAGTGTGGAGTTCTTCCGCTCTGTGTTCTTGGTGCGGCAGGGTTCGCCGCCGAAGCACGGGCCTAGAAGGGTCCGGGCGATACTCGAGCTGGACAAGGTGGATGAGATAAGTAGTAAGTGGGTTGATTCGGATATTCTTGTATTCAATTCTGGCCATTGGTGGACTCGAAGTAAACTGTTTCATGT GGGTCGCCATTTCCAGGCCGGAGGACGACTCAAGCTTGGGATGCCCATCAATGCTGCCTTTAGAATGGCTTTGCACACTTGGGCGTCGTGGGTAGAAAAGATCGTAGACACAAATAGAACTCAAGTCTTTTTCAGGACTTATGAGCCTTCTCATTGGAG TGGCTCAAACGGAAAGGGGTGCAATGTATCGAAACAGCCATCTTTTGAGGACAAGAGTGAATTTGGTAAAATTCTCAATGATGTGGTTACCAATATGAGAGTTCCCGTGACTTTGCTGAACGTTACTTCGATGGGTTTGTTCCGAAGTGATGCTCATATTGGCACTTGGAATTACCCTTCTCCCGATCTGGATTGCAGCCACTGGTGTCTCCCTGGAGTTCCAGATGCTTGGAATGAACTTCTTTTCTCTTACTTGTTCACAAATG GTTGGAGGCAGTTGGGAAGATAA